One Drechmeria coniospora strain ARSEF 6962 chromosome 01, whole genome shotgun sequence genomic region harbors:
- a CDS encoding calcipressin translates to MEPTPRSSRSSSSASRKFNLTLDLTNLPPPTLPTAPSNTLLFTNLNNVDTFRPDNLQTIRDLISLTAPIHAFAPLKSFRRIVVSFFHIDAAVAVRQLWDGEAVLGERLKIYFGQNTSLEAKDEHLALPDAGKLFFISPPPSPPHGWEMRLEDAPNKMVHANDLADALANLRHQNGAPDSPLGSLDGISPGGQGRSRSPTLIYHPEENGNSPDLPAVMVEDMTDDCGEMSPMDSCRPIMAHTARPPIELMRGA, encoded by the coding sequence ATGGAGCCGACGCCTCGTTCGTCGCGatcatcctcgtccgctTCGCGGAAATTCAACCTTACGCTCGACCTCACCAACCTCCCTCCGCCGACGCTGCCTACGGCCCCGTCCAACACGCTCCTCTTCACAAATCTCAACAACGTCGACACATTCCGACCCGACAACCTGCAAACGATCCGAGATCTCATCTCCCTGACGGCGCCCATCCACGCCTTTGCCCCGCTCAAATCTTTccgccgcatcgtcgtctccttcTTCCAcatcgatgccgccgtcgccgtgagGCAGCTGtgggatggcgaggccgttCTCGGCGAGCGGCTCAAGATCTACTTTGGTCAGAACACGTCTTTGGAAGCCAAGGACGAGCATCTCGCCCTTCCCGACGCCGGCAAGCTCTTTTTCATCTCGCCCCCTCCGAGCCCTCCGCACGGCTGGGAGATGCGTCTCGAGGATGCGCCCAACAAGATGGTGCATGCCAACgatctcgccgacgccctggcCAACCTCCGCCACCAAAACGGTGCGCCCGACTCGCCGCTGGGttccctcgacggcatctccCCCGGCGGCCAGGGAAGGAGTCGCAGCCCGACGCTCATCTACCACCCGGAGGAGAACGGGAACAGTCCGGATTTGCCGGCCGTCATGGTCGAGGACATGACAGACGATTGCGGTGAGATGAGCCCGATGGATAGTTGTCGACCAATCATGGCCCACACTGCACGGCCGCCGATCGAGTTGATGCGTGGCGCGTGA
- a CDS encoding MYB DNA binding protein encodes MAEPAHAEACAPDSASDIKQEHYAPFPDGLDFSLSPDIALKRSFDEVGVGATESPEAKRTKVEVHADEDSLEDGLALLVQNALSNVGDLVDQFSRMPDVPETPAMPTNTDVPALDIVKPRALFSSDPQRYIQEVNLHALGNLALSLLLVMVQPPLDETIKSIRNAESCHGRSYRQLKQSFEQTRRLYSPKPVVSANELDMHDANSAVLLELANLAQLGSWLVEGCQSSLDEADENFLAMFGCQVSDLPAGMEELYLGIMTQRAVESLVGKQPEKPSEEVLGEILMSGLEDKLRGQHGGDELTSADQQFVSTVQSRKETLQGEAEEQPEPTALREKHPLEGLLRTYAQYVKKRLRSVSELATKFGILLQVEDDPTIEEPEPSSVEHVDHVAGVDVDVDLDDLSSFFEKTTSGLVQDALAGLATSEEGSAAAPATDGAPHSAEQTNGETKMEGSSGQTNGKVDLMTDYKELEALVAESTSNYVKTTLHGLSPVPYQPTVPQSTTESMASQLPYLHQLQQHQAQNPYYATYAQPAPEPQAQPRAPGENLPPHQSFPSAILYDKARQAALSKSSAHTRREGLHSTRRPWTQEEEKALMAGLDMVKGPHWSQILTLFGPSGTMSDILKDRTQVQLKDKARNLKLFFLKTNSEMPYYLQAVTGELKTRAPTQAARKEAEERARLTSEEDQAKLQGIMALAGGLQHPPQDRSSGSPAIGTGSNAVPTPGQAAAGQQTASVAQRNQHAPAQATAAPNASPAQAARLGVQATTQQVLQSMPLAPLRPHTQSHRPPQPQGYGNQPLHHQATHHYLTQQQQQQQQQQRQPVAQPSPSPSVPHASPGSRIQAQNGTQLQIETPAQAQTQSHMVGQVPAAVPAQTQARAPIEVQTTPVQSQGHGQAQAQPLSQSQPAQAKTQNQAQASQRQEQGPSLPSQQAPSQPQQGQNAGQQGGPTNQGRSLQTTDQKQVAQSNSATPVAAAHSHAHAHPQAQNPQASASNAQQSPQAQHTASVSLPTQMPLSGVPAAEGCKSKDEMQHNDNAAEAALLEGLQAAVAQSLS; translated from the exons atggccgagcCGGCGCACGCGGAGGCTTGCGCTCCCGACTCGGCATCGG ACATCAAGCAAGAGCACTACGCTCCTTTCCCCGACGGGCTCGACTTTAGCCTCTCGCCCGATATCGCCTTGAAGCGATCGTTCGATGAGGTTGGCGTGGGCGCAACCGAAAGCCCGGAAGCGAAACGAACCAAGGTAGAAGTGCATGCCGACGAAGATTCCCTCGAGGACGGCTTGGCACTGCTCGTCCAGAATGCGCTCTCCAACGTTGGCGATCTCGTCGACCAGTTCAGCCGCATGCCCGACGTGCCAGAGACCCCAGCCATGCCGACGAATACGGACGTGCCCGCCTTGGACATTGTGAAGCCTCGAGCCCTCTTCTCCTCAGACCCGCAAAGGTATATTCAAGAAGTGAATTTGCATGCCCTCGGCAACCTT GCCCTCTCTCTCCTGCTCGTCATGGTGCAgccgccgctcgacgagACAATAAAGAGCATACGAAATGCCGAATCCTGCCACGGCCGCTCCTATCGTCAACTCAAGCAGTCTTTTGAGCAGACCAGAAGACTCTACTCGCCGAAGCCTGTTGTTTCGGCCAACGAGCTCGATATGCACGACGCCAACTCCGCCGTCTTGCTCGAGCTTGCCAATCTGGCCCAACTTGGATCCTGGCTTGTCGAAGGTTGCCAGTCCTcgctcgacgaagccgacgaaaACTTCTTGGCCATGTTCGGCTGCCAAGTGTCGGACCTACCGGCCGGCATGGAAGAGCTCTACCTTGGAATCATGACTCAAAGAGCCGTCGAATCGCTCGTCGGGAAGCAGCCGGAAAAACCGTCGGAAGAGGTTCTCGGAGAGATTCTGATGTCGGGGCTCGAGGACAAGCTACGAGGCCAGCACGGGGGTGATGAGCTCACATCAGCCGATCAGCAATTTGTGTCGACGGTTCAGTCTCGAAAAGAGACTCTGCAGGGGGAGGCTGAAGAGCAGCCGGAGCCGA CTGCGTTGAGGGAAAAACATCCCTTGGAGGGGTTGTTGCGAACATACGCCCAATATGTCAAGAAGAGACTTCGGTCCGTATCGGAGCTGGCCACCAAGTTTGGCATTTTGCTGCAAGTCGAGGACGACCCCACCATCGAAGAacccgagccgtcgtcggttgAGCATGTCGATCACGTTGCTGGCGTCGATGTCGATGTCGATTTGGACGACCTTTCGTCATTTTTTGAGAAGACGACATCCGGCCTCGTGCAAGATGCACTAGCTGGGCTCGCAACATCGGAGGAGGGCAGCGCAGCAGCACCGGCGACCGATGGCGCTCCACACTCGGCCGAGCAGACGAATGGAGAAACGAAGATGGAGGGTTCCTCTGGTCAGACCAATGGCAAGGTCGACCTGATGACCGACTACAAGGAACTGGAGGCGCTGGTCGCCGAGAGCACGTCCAACTACGTCAAGACGACCCTTCACGGTCTTTCGCCTGTTCCGTACCAGCCAACCGTTCCTCAGAGCACAA CCGAGTCTATGGCCAGTCAGCTGCCGTACCTGCACCAGCTGCAGCAGCATCAAGCGCAGAACCCCTACTATGCCACGTACGCGCAGCCGGCACCCGAACCGCAGGCTCAACCGCGCGCGCCCGGAGAAAATTTGCCGCCGCATCAGTCGTTTCCCAGCGCCATCTTGTATGACAAGGCCCGGCAGGCGGCGCTGTCCAAGTCATCGGCACACACGAGGAGGGAAGGACTCCATTCGACTCGTCGACCATGGACCCAGGAGGAAGAGAAGGCTCTCATGGCGGGGCTAGACATGGTCAAGGGTCCGCATTGGAGCCAGATATTGACACTGTTCGGACCGAGCGGCACCATGTCCGACATACTCAAGGACCGTACGCAGGTGCAGCTGAAGGACAAGGCCCGAAACCTGAAGCTCTTCTTTCTCAAGACAAATTCGGAGATGCCCTACTACCTGCAGGCCGTCACGGGCGAGCTTAAAACCAGAGCGCCGACGCAAGCTGCGAGAAaagaggccgaggagcgggCCCGGCTGACCTCGGAGGAGGACCAAGCCAAGCTGCAAGGCATCATGGCCCTCGCCGGTGGCCTGCAACATCCACCGCAGGACAGGTCGTCGGGCAGCCCTGCGATCGGCACAGGCTCCAACGCCGTGCCAACGCCTGGTCAGGCAGCTGCTGGCCAACAGACAGCCTCGGTTGCGCAACGTAACCAGCACGCACCGGCGCAGGCCACCGCTGCGCCGAACGCATCCCCAGCTCAGGCAGCGAGGCTCGGGGTtcaggcgacgacgcagcaggTCCTGCAGTCGATGCCCTTGGCTCCTCTGCGACCACACACCCAGAGCCATAGACCACCACAGCCGCAAGGATACGGGAACCAGCCGCTTCACCACCAAGCAACTCATCACTACCtgacgcagcagcagcagcagcagcagcagcagcaacgtcAACCTGTTGCCCAGCCTAGTCCGTCACCTTCTGTCCCTCACGCGTCTCCAGGGTCTCGCATTCAAGCTCAGAATGGAACGCAGTTGCAAATCGAGACGCCAGCGCAGGCACAGACACAGTCGCACATGGTAGGCCAAGTCCCAGCTGCCGTTCCAGCCCAAACACAAGCTCGCGCCCCGATCGAGGTCCAGACAACCCCTGTCCAGAGCCAGGGCCATGGTCAAGCTCAGGCCCAACCTTTGTCGCAATCGCAACCAGCTCAGGCCAAGACGCAAAACCAGGCGCAGGCCAGCCAGAGACAGGAACAAGGACCATCCCTTCCGTCACAGCAAGCACCATCGCAACCACAACAAGGCCAGAATGCAGGGCAGCAGGGTGGGCCTACCAACCAAGGTCGGAGCCTGCAGACGACAGACCAAAAACAGGTCGCACAGAGCAACTCGGCAACACCAGTGGCCGCGGCCCACTCGCACGCGCACGCGCATCCGCAGGCTCAAAACCCGCAAGCCTCCGCGTCCAATGCACAGCAATCTCCGCAGGCTCAGCATACCGCCTCCGTGTCGTTGCCGACTCAAATGCCTCTCTCCGGTGTTCCAGCGGCGGAAGGGTGCAAATCAAAAGACGAGATGCAGCACAACGATAATGCTGCCGAGGCTGCCTTGCTCGAGGGCCTCCAAGCTGCCGTGGCGCAGAGTTTATCATGA
- a CDS encoding DEAD box ATP-dependent RNA helicase gives MYARYIPPPKPAQGSKVEASHAPPASSSRPAAPAAAAAAPAPADGFSYARYVPGVKAATKAEPVPKVHYFDDEPSLPQAKRKRETAPEASDHGRHGSKMAKLGVTQEALEDAGPKKKKNRRKRKQRTRADESDSTESDEEPSVPEPAPVRSLQSKPAEFPEPSETRGEETMREKERPKEKSKRKQSPSEEPHDNDVSMADAKPTVDETVLSPQPETVPVKDKKRIKEKKKARKVGDIPEGEQEEDLRHKSVLERKTKSLKIATAITSEGTGDEVEEEAELHGLEPLPQPEVVVDEEGPKPTYDTLPSWLANPIRVSQDSRAPFTDIGIPPKTSRVLEQKGFPEAFVVQTAVIPLLLPTSKRRPGDVLVSAATGSGKTLSYALPIVRDISQGVVTRLRALVVLPTRELVRQAQEVFEMCSKAYEGDGRKKVRVGVAIGSQMIKMEQETLLQSESRYDPVAYKEIQEDGRRQQVRNAASADVDDMGTDSINGQLGPWEGQVLEYCSTVDVLICTPGRLVEHIEQTTGFSLDYVRWLVVDEADKLLAQSFQGWLPVVLDKFQLNRFSARDFPDMAYSGVRKVILSATLTRDLSLLSQLALRRPQLIVLENEGAAQVAEHTLPTSLREFAVRVHETNLKPLYLLELLRGGHMTVADPASAGRVVSLLTKEAAPALVPDANSSSDDSSDTSSDSASDGGSDPSSDSTSDTSSDEDDSSDADSAPAPQAEEAAATPASAAPPPPHSLIFTNSNESALRLSRLLTLLDGSLATHISTITSTTATHLRRKTLRAFTSPSSPVRLIIASDLVARGIDIPKLGHVINYDLPPSVAGYVHRVGRTARAGRSGCAWTLVGDQESGWFWGKIAKGQGMRRMQKVERTRIEEMGEEQVKEYEDALTRLGKEALELRRR, from the coding sequence ATGTATGCGAGGTACATACCTCCGCCGAAGCCTGCCCAAGGTAGCAAAGTCGAGGCCTCTCATGCACCGCCAGCCTCGTCATCCCGACCAGCAgcacctgcagcagcagcggcagcaccagcacccgCCGATGGCTTCAGCTATGCCCGCTACGTACCAGGTGTGAAAGCTGCGACGAAGGCCGAGCCGGTGCCAAAAGTTCATTACTTTGATGACGAGCCGAGTCTGCCTCAGGCCAAGCGTAAGAGGGAGACGGCGCCGGAGGCGAGCGATCATGGTCGACATGGAAGCAAAATGGCCAAGCTGGGCGTGACCCAAGAAGCACTTGAGGATGCAGGTCCAAAAAAGAAGAAGAACAGGAGGAAGCGCAAGCagaggacgagggccgaTGAGAGTGATTCGACCGAGTCCGACGAAGAGCCGTCCGTTCCCGAGCCTGCGCCTGTCCGAAGCCTACAATCCAAACCGGCAGAATTCCCGGAGCCTTCTGAGACGCGGGGGGAGGAGACAATGCGAGAAAAGGAGCGGCCAAAAGAGAAGTCCAAGCGGAAGCAGTCTCCATCAGAGGAGCCGCATGATAACGATGTGTCTATGGCTGATGCGAAGCCGACGGTGGATGAGACGGTGCTTTCCCCACAACCCGAAACAGTGCCAGTCAAGGACAAGAAACGGATAAAAGAGAAGAAGAAAGCACGGAAAGTGGGAGATATACCGGAGGGCGAACAAGAGGAAGATTTGCGCCACAAATCCGTTCTGGAGCGAAAGACAAAGTCGCTCAAGATAGCCACGGCAATTACGTCGGAGGGCACTGGCgatgaggtcgaggaggaagcaGAACTACACGGACTTGAACCTCTCCCGCAGCCGGAAGTGGTGGTGGATGAAGAAGGACCGAAGCCGACATATGATACACTGCCGTCCTGGCTGGCAAACCCCATTCGCGTCAGCCAGGACAGCCGGGCACCATTTACAGATATTGGAATCCCGCCCAAGACGTCTCGTGTCCTGGAGCAAAAGGGATTCCCTGAAGCGTTTGTCGTCCAGACGGCGGTAAtaccgctgctgctgccgacaAGCAAGCGGCGACCGGGCGATGTCCTTGTGTCGGCTGCCACCGGCTCCGGCAAGACATTGTCGTACGCGCTACCCATCGTCCGGGACATCAGCCAAGGCGTAGTCACGAGGCTGCGGGCACTGGTTGTTTTGCCGACTCGAGAACTTGTCAGGCAGGCGCAGGAGGTGTTTGAGATGTGCTCCAAAGCctacgagggcgacggccgcAAGAAAGTCCGGGTTGGCGTGGCCATCGGCAGCCAGATGATCAAAATGGAACAGGAGACGTTACTGCAGAGCGAGTCCCGGTACGACCCAGTTGCGTACAAGGAGATACAGGAGGACGGAAGACGGCAACAAGTACGGaatgccgcctcggccgacgtggacgacATGGGGACAGACAGCATAAACGGCCAGTTAGGTCCTTGGGAAGGCCAGGTGCTGGAGTATTGCTCGACAGTGGATGTCTTGATCTGCACCCCAGGCCGACTGGTCGAGCATATTGAGCAGACGACCGGCTTCAGCCTCGACTACGTGCGCTGGCTcgttgtcgacgaggccgacaagcTTCTGGCCCAGAGCTTCCAGGGTTGgctgcccgtcgtcctcgacaagtTCCAGCTCAACCGATTCAGCGCTCGAGACTTTCCCGACATGGCCTATTCCGGCGTGCGCAAGGTCATTCTCAGCGCGACGCTGACGCGGGATCTGAGCCTGCTGAGCCAACTTGCCTTGCGGCGACCGCAGCTGATTGTGCTCGAAAACGAGGGCGCGGCCCAGGTGGCCGAGCACACGCTTCCGACGTCGCTCAGGGAGTTTGCTGTTCGCGTGCACGAGACCAATCTTAAACCTCTATACTTGCTCGAGCTGTTGCGAGGCGGGCATATGACGGTGGCCGACCCTGCGAGTGCCGGCAGGGTCGTCTCTCTCCTgacgaaggaggcggcgccAGCGCTCGTGCCGGATGCCAACAGCAGCTCGGACGACAGCTCGGACACGTCGTCGGACTCTGCCTCGGACGGCGGCTCGGATCCATCATCCGACTCTACCTCGGATACCAGCTCTGACGAAGATGACAGCTCGGACGCGGACAGCGCTCCGGCTCCgcaggccgaggaagcggcggcgacgccggcttcggcagcGCCTCCACCGCCACACTCGCTCATCTTCACGAACTCGAACGAGTCTGCCCTTCGGCTGTCGCGACTGCtcaccctcctcgacggctcgtTGGCAACGCACATCAGCACCATCACGTCAACAACGGCGACGCACCTTCGCCGAAAGACGCTGCGCGCCTTCACCTCACCCTCGTCTCCCGTGCGGCTCATCATCGCGTcggacctcgtcgcccggGGCATCGACATTCCCAAGCTCGGCCACGTCATCAACTACGACCTGCCGCCGAGTGTGGCTGGCTATGTGCATCGTGTCGGCCGCACAGCGCGCGCAGGCAGGTCAGGCTGCGCCTGGACACTCGTGGGCGACCAGGAAAGCGGCTGGTTCTGGGGCAAGATCGCCAAGGGACAGGGCATGCGGCGGATGCAAAAGGTGGAGAGGACTAGGATCGAGGAGATGGGCGAGGAGCAGGTCAAGGAGTACGAGGATGCGCTGACTCGGCTCGGCAAAGAGGCGCTCGAGCTGCGTCGAAggtga
- a CDS encoding putative beta glucanosyltransferase: MARISLLAVLGLIASAAALDPVEACGNKLFTKDGSQFFIKGVAYQLLPTDPLMDADQCTLDAGLMKDLGANTIRVYHVNASANHDGCMKAFADAGIYVLVDMDTFDTYIEPVELCWNVTQFDKYAQVMDAFQKYDNTLGLFVGNENIAQKKDSPVAPFLKAAARDMKAYRDSKGYRNIPIGYSAADIKELRPMLQDYLTCGGNASESVDFFGINSYSWCDPSTYRDSTYDQLQQYAQKFPVPIFFTETGCIIPGPRQWNDQDAIFSKPMVDDWSGAIVYEWIQEQNNYGIITYGGPPVSEVTQYDGAVADGYFRKGTPTPRNPDFDNLKSKWAGIHPQGVRRADYDPRGVSTRPCPSSTSGGWWEVDGNVKLPTMGGFRAGTTVTAVPSGNPEPSLASGSFTEIQNPTETAKARDRNAAAADRKLATIGACVVAPVLALAIFL, from the exons ATGGCCAGAATCTCGCTCTtggccgtcctcggcttGATCGCTTCGGCTGCCGCCCTCGATCCCGTGGAAGCTTGCGGCAACAAGCTCTTCACCAAAGACGGATCGCAGTTCTTCATCAAAG GCGTTGCCTACCAACTCCTGCCAACGGATCCTCTCATGGACGCCGATCAGTGCACCTTGGACGCTGGCCTCATGAAGGACCTCGGCGCCAACACGATTCGAGTCTATCATGTCAACGCCAGCGCGAATCACGATGGCTGCATGAAGGCCTTTGCAGACGCCGGCATTTACGTTCTTGTCGATATGGACACCTTCGACACTTACATCGAGCCA GTGGAGCTTTGCTGGAACGTCACGCAGTTCGATAAATATGCCCAAGTCATGGACGCGTTCCAGAAGTATGACAACACCTTGGGTCTCTTCGTGGGCAATGAAAATATCGCCCAGAAGAAAGACTCCCCTGTCGCCCCCTTTCTCAAGGCAGCTGCGCGAGACATGAAGGCGTACAGAGACTCAAAGGGCTATCGGAATATTCCCATCGGCTACTCGGCTGCTGACATCAAGGAGCTTCGTCCCATGCTACAGGACTATCTCACCTGCGGTGGCAACGCATCCGAGTCGGTGGACTTCTTCGGCATCAATTCGTACTCGTGGTGCGATCCCAGCACCTATCGAGATTCCACTTACGACCAGCTTCAGCAGTACGCACAAAAGTTTCCCGTGCCCATCTTCTTCACCGAGACGGGATGCATCATACCCGGACCACGCCAGTGGAACGACCAAGACGCCATCTTCAGCAAGCCCATGGTGGACGACTGGAGTGGTGCCATTGTCTATGAGTGGATCCAGGAACAGAACAACTACGGCATCATCACGTACGGCGGCCCCCCCGTGAGTGAAGTGACGCAGTACGATGGCGCCGTAGCCGATGGTTACTTTCGCAAAGGAACCCCGACGCCAAGGAACCCTGATTTCGACAATCTGAAGAGCAAATGGGCCGGCATTCACCCACAAGGCGTTCGCCGCGCCGACTACGACCCCCGGGGAGTTTCGACACGCCCCTGCCCGTCGTCCACGTCCGGTGGTTGGTGGGAGGTGGATGGAAACGTCAAGCTTCCCACCATGGGCGGCTTCAGAGCCGGCACCACCGTTACGGCTGTGCCAAGTGGCAACCCGGAGCCCAGCCTGGCCTCGGGCTCCTTCACCGAAATCCAAAACCCAACggagacggccaaggcgagggaTCGAaacgcggccgcggccgacaGGAAATTGGCAACAATTGGCGCCTGCGTGGTTGCACCTGTGCTTGCCCTTGCCATCTTTCTGTAG